In a single window of the Aminomonas paucivorans DSM 12260 genome:
- the aroC gene encoding chorismate synthase: MTLRFLTSGESHGRGYLTVLEGFPSGLAVSLERLREELARRRRGYGRGARMGLERDVLACWGGLRDGFTTGAPLGFVLENTEWEQWRPVLDPQGVDPEQAEARGVTRPRPGHGDLTGCLKYGHGEARNALERASARSTAAWTVAGTVARILLEGLGVRVRGAVTGLGGVEISPPETEDQWLRARGSELGCPREEDEAPWRRRVDQAREGGQTLGGTFLVSLTGLPPGLGSFAEWDRRLDGRLAGALMAVPGIKGVEVGDGFRLAALEGGQAHDEIFPAPGGFCRRTNRAGGLEGGMTNGEEVLLRCAMKPIPTLGRPLRTLDLRTHEAVEAQVERGDVCAVPSACVVAEALAAWTMACAAAECCGGDRMEELAGRFEELRERGRWER, encoded by the coding sequence GCTGGCCCGGCGCCGTCGGGGCTATGGCCGGGGTGCTCGGATGGGCCTGGAACGGGATGTCCTCGCCTGTTGGGGGGGGCTTCGGGATGGGTTCACCACCGGAGCGCCCCTGGGGTTCGTCCTGGAGAACACGGAGTGGGAGCAGTGGCGCCCCGTGCTGGACCCGCAAGGAGTGGACCCGGAACAGGCGGAGGCCCGGGGGGTCACCCGACCCCGTCCCGGTCACGGGGACCTGACGGGGTGTCTGAAGTACGGCCACGGGGAGGCGCGAAACGCCCTGGAACGGGCCAGCGCCCGGAGCACCGCCGCCTGGACCGTGGCGGGGACCGTGGCCCGGATCCTCCTGGAGGGACTGGGAGTTCGGGTGCGGGGGGCCGTGACGGGCCTGGGGGGGGTGGAGATCTCCCCTCCCGAGACGGAGGACCAGTGGCTTCGGGCCCGAGGTTCGGAGCTGGGCTGCCCCCGGGAGGAGGACGAGGCTCCCTGGCGGAGACGGGTGGATCAGGCCCGAGAGGGGGGGCAGACCCTGGGGGGGACCTTCCTAGTGTCCCTGACGGGGCTTCCCCCAGGGCTGGGATCCTTCGCGGAGTGGGACCGCCGTCTGGACGGGCGCCTCGCCGGGGCTCTCATGGCCGTCCCGGGGATCAAGGGGGTGGAGGTGGGGGATGGGTTCCGCCTGGCCGCCCTGGAGGGAGGGCAGGCCCATGACGAGATCTTCCCCGCCCCGGGAGGGTTCTGCCGCCGCACCAACCGGGCGGGGGGACTGGAGGGAGGCATGACCAACGGGGAGGAGGTGCTCCTCCGGTGCGCCATGAAGCCCATTCCCACCCTGGGGCGTCCCCTGCGGACCCTGGACCTGCGCACCCACGAGGCGGTGGAGGCGCAGGTGGAGCGGGGGGACGTGTGTGCCGTCCCCTCCGCCTGCGTGGTGGCGGAGGCCCTGGCGGCCTGGACGATGGCCTGTGCCGCGGCGGAGTGCTGCGGCGGCGACCGGATGGAGGAGCTGGCGGGACGTTTCGAGGAACTCCGGGAACGGGGGAGGTGGGAACGATGA